A single Corallococcus silvisoli DNA region contains:
- a CDS encoding zinc-regulated TonB-dependent outer membrane receptor: MLAAQLSASAAWAQQSSPPSTAAPPASESPPEPAPASDTPALSPEEMSEIEKALGSDTSTRARPSGSTSPASPTATNDSGVTPLKLPNAISSGTNFLNLSFILDMALAAFSSKEPLQGGGHDPTQNGFNLQQLELSIGSVVDPYFRFDSNIVFSQFGVEIEEAYATTLDLPANLQVRAGQFLTRFGRINSTHPHAWDFVDQPFVMSRVFGAEGNRGLGVEASWLTPLPWYVEVVGSATDAKGEATARSFFGATPERVLSPLDFQLTGAVKQFFPLSDDLSLLWGLSAAAGPNATGYRNHTSLYGTDVYVKFRPITEQSAQQLVFQAEVIYRRRQVPEDVLSDWGGYAQTVWRFSNRWATGVRYEFGTPAKTQEGRVANDPLDPEWIANRQRISASVTFWPTEFSRLRLQAATDRVGWRATPDYSAFLALEVVTGAHGAHAF; the protein is encoded by the coding sequence ATGCTCGCCGCTCAGCTGTCCGCGAGCGCCGCCTGGGCCCAGCAGTCATCGCCCCCTTCCACCGCCGCCCCACCCGCCTCCGAGTCCCCACCCGAGCCCGCGCCGGCCAGCGATACGCCGGCCCTGAGCCCGGAGGAGATGTCGGAGATCGAGAAGGCACTGGGCTCCGACACGAGCACCCGCGCGCGCCCCTCCGGGAGCACGTCCCCGGCGTCGCCCACCGCCACCAACGACTCGGGCGTGACGCCGCTCAAGCTGCCCAACGCCATCTCCAGCGGCACCAACTTCCTCAACCTGAGCTTCATCCTGGACATGGCGCTGGCGGCCTTCTCCAGCAAGGAGCCCCTGCAGGGCGGAGGACACGACCCGACGCAGAACGGCTTCAACCTCCAGCAGCTGGAGCTGTCCATCGGCTCGGTGGTGGATCCGTACTTCCGCTTCGACAGCAACATCGTCTTCAGCCAGTTCGGCGTCGAGATCGAGGAGGCCTACGCCACCACGTTGGACCTGCCCGCGAACCTCCAGGTGCGCGCGGGCCAGTTCCTCACCCGCTTCGGGCGGATCAACTCCACCCACCCGCATGCGTGGGACTTCGTCGACCAGCCCTTCGTCATGAGCCGCGTGTTCGGCGCGGAGGGCAACCGGGGCCTGGGCGTGGAGGCGTCCTGGCTCACGCCGCTGCCCTGGTACGTGGAGGTCGTCGGCAGCGCCACCGACGCCAAGGGAGAGGCCACGGCGCGCAGCTTCTTCGGCGCGACCCCGGAGCGCGTGCTGTCACCGCTGGACTTCCAGCTCACGGGCGCGGTGAAGCAGTTCTTCCCGCTGTCGGATGACCTGTCCCTGCTGTGGGGCCTGTCCGCCGCGGCCGGGCCCAACGCCACGGGCTACCGCAACCACACCAGCCTCTACGGCACGGACGTCTACGTGAAGTTCCGGCCCATCACGGAGCAGAGCGCGCAGCAGCTGGTGTTCCAGGCGGAGGTCATCTACCGGCGCCGCCAGGTCCCGGAGGACGTGCTGTCCGACTGGGGCGGCTACGCCCAGACGGTGTGGCGCTTCTCCAACCGCTGGGCCACGGGCGTGCGCTACGAGTTCGGCACGCCCGCGAAGACGCAGGAGGGCCGCGTCGCGAATGATCCGCTCGACCCCGAGTGGATCGCCAACCGCCAGCGCATCAGCGCGTCGGTGACGTTCTGGCCCACCGAGTTCTCCCGGCTGCGCCTGCAGGCCGCCACGGACCGCGTGGGCTGGCGCGCGACGCCGGACTACTCGGCCTTCCTCGCGCTTGAAGTCGTGACCGGCGCCCACGGTGCCCATGCTTTCTGA
- a CDS encoding tetratricopeptide repeat protein, which produces MRLKLLALGLLWALPVEAAEPALLEQLDALFSRRNDAEAVKALETGLKDALAAAPEDFDLAWRKARILQWQADGATEKKLKMVLGKQTWEAGDKAAKLQPARVEGHYFAACGIGSYSQAVGIMKALGDGLEGKFNERLDTALKIDPTYESGGPWLVKGRYFYELPWPKRDLGKSAEYFQKAIARFPQSLRAHYYLAETLLKDGKAKDASAAIEKVKQGSTAYNPAEGQRVQQWAKKVDADIQEELK; this is translated from the coding sequence ATGCGCCTGAAATTGCTTGCCCTAGGGCTGCTTTGGGCCCTCCCCGTCGAGGCGGCGGAGCCAGCGCTGCTCGAGCAGCTCGACGCGTTGTTTTCCAGACGCAACGACGCCGAGGCGGTGAAGGCGCTGGAGACGGGGCTCAAGGACGCCCTGGCGGCGGCGCCGGAGGACTTCGACCTCGCGTGGCGCAAGGCGCGCATCCTCCAGTGGCAGGCGGACGGCGCCACGGAGAAGAAGCTGAAGATGGTCCTGGGCAAGCAGACCTGGGAGGCCGGTGACAAGGCCGCGAAGCTCCAGCCGGCGCGCGTGGAGGGGCACTACTTTGCCGCATGCGGCATTGGTTCCTACTCGCAGGCCGTGGGCATCATGAAGGCGCTGGGCGACGGGCTGGAAGGCAAGTTCAACGAGCGCCTGGACACCGCGCTGAAGATCGACCCGACGTACGAGTCCGGCGGTCCCTGGCTGGTCAAGGGGCGTTACTTCTATGAGCTGCCGTGGCCGAAGCGTGACCTGGGCAAGTCCGCGGAGTATTTCCAGAAGGCCATCGCCCGGTTTCCGCAGTCGCTGCGCGCGCACTACTACCTCGCCGAGACGCTCCTGAAGGACGGCAAGGCGAAGGACGCGAGCGCCGCCATCGAGAAGGTCAAGCAGGGAAGCACCGCGTACAACCCCGCTGAGGGGCAGCGTGTGCAGCAGTGGGCCAAGAAGGTGGATGCTGACATCCAGGAGGAGCTCAAGTGA
- a CDS encoding sigma-70 family RNA polymerase sigma factor, protein MANSTKYAAEGLSHYLRHLGGHQQLTREQEYELARQARKGDESARQTLASSNLAFVVAVAKKFANRGARLDDLIQEGNVGLMKAIEHFDPKKNVRFATYAVWWIRAYITRYLKDNRSQVRGGEAERGSMVDFSLDATIDEEGETTFLDRLEDGGPSPQETFLSREQDTEIQDALAKVRKRIGDLGWDILQERLTQDKPLTLEELGQRWGVSRERVRQVELKTKNFLERYLIAFNENEEHTATADAA, encoded by the coding sequence ATGGCCAACTCGACGAAGTACGCGGCAGAGGGCCTTTCGCATTACCTGCGTCACCTGGGGGGGCACCAGCAGCTCACCCGTGAGCAGGAGTATGAGCTGGCCCGCCAGGCCCGCAAGGGTGACGAGAGCGCCCGGCAGACGCTCGCCAGCTCCAACCTCGCTTTCGTGGTCGCGGTCGCGAAGAAGTTCGCCAACCGCGGGGCCCGCCTGGACGACCTCATCCAGGAAGGCAACGTGGGCCTGATGAAGGCCATCGAGCACTTCGATCCGAAGAAGAACGTGCGCTTCGCCACCTATGCCGTGTGGTGGATCCGCGCCTACATCACCCGCTATCTGAAGGACAACCGCAGCCAGGTGCGCGGCGGCGAGGCGGAGCGCGGCAGCATGGTGGACTTCTCGCTGGATGCCACCATCGACGAGGAGGGCGAGACGACCTTCCTCGACCGGCTGGAGGACGGCGGCCCCTCGCCGCAGGAGACGTTCCTCTCGCGCGAGCAGGACACGGAGATCCAGGACGCCCTCGCGAAGGTGCGCAAGCGCATCGGCGACCTGGGCTGGGACATCCTCCAGGAGCGGCTCACGCAGGACAAGCCGCTCACCCTGGAGGAGCTGGGCCAGCGCTGGGGCGTGTCGCGCGAGCGCGTCCGTCAGGTGGAGCTGAAGACGAAGAACTTCCTGGAGCGCTACCTCATCGCCTTCAACGAGAACGAGGAGCACACCGCCACGGCCGACGCGGCCTGA
- the folE gene encoding GTP cyclohydrolase I: MARAVRDFLTAAGLSLDDVNLVDTPKRVADVWMNGFLDGYGRTPEEALGKTYPAPPNSSGELVVVTDLRFHSMCPHHLLPFTGRAHVAYVPGSRVVGFGRLAGLVDCFAHRLILQEDLAREVAQSLARVLDSPATACILEAEQACLRLRADHQRDAVTHAEAYEGRLRRDGPLRRELWARLGARPGAWR; the protein is encoded by the coding sequence ATGGCCCGCGCGGTTCGAGACTTCCTCACCGCCGCGGGCCTGTCCCTGGACGACGTGAACCTGGTGGACACGCCGAAGCGCGTGGCCGACGTGTGGATGAACGGCTTCCTCGACGGCTATGGCCGCACGCCCGAGGAGGCGCTCGGCAAGACCTATCCCGCGCCCCCCAACTCCTCTGGCGAGCTGGTCGTGGTGACGGACCTGCGCTTCCACTCCATGTGCCCTCACCACCTGCTGCCCTTCACCGGCCGCGCGCACGTGGCCTATGTGCCTGGCTCGCGCGTGGTGGGCTTCGGCCGGCTCGCGGGGCTTGTGGACTGCTTCGCGCACCGGCTCATCCTCCAGGAGGACCTGGCCCGTGAAGTGGCGCAGTCCCTGGCGCGGGTGCTCGACAGCCCCGCCACCGCCTGCATCCTGGAGGCGGAGCAGGCGTGTCTGCGGTTGCGGGCCGACCACCAGCGCGACGCCGTCACCCACGCGGAGGCCTACGAGGGCCGCCTGCGCCGTGACGGCCCGCTGCGCCGCGAGCTGTGGGCCCGGCTGGGCGCTCGCCCGGGGGCCTGGCGATGA
- a CDS encoding metal ABC transporter permease: METTLLEPSKWEQFQAGWELFRDPILCALIAGCVLGFLSVYVVLRRMVFVSAAVTNTAGLGVALAFFAEIHLGVHVDPLVGAVVLSVAATLLLMVEPSHLRLSRESLLGCAFAFAGGAAILVGDRIAQEAHDIQGILFGTAVLVTPDQLHAVAVAGAVLMVLHLWWYRGITFVSFDRVGATVQGLPVRLLDTVLMVSIGIMVGVCARALGALPVFAFSTLSAIAALVLDLRLPWTFFTATVLGGIAGAGGYLFAYVYDFPVGGSQTVLSGVLVLLMMLVRLVRLPFQRKA, translated from the coding sequence GTGGAAACAACCCTGCTTGAGCCCTCGAAGTGGGAACAGTTCCAGGCGGGCTGGGAGCTGTTCCGCGACCCCATCCTCTGCGCGCTCATCGCCGGGTGCGTGCTGGGCTTCCTCAGCGTCTACGTCGTGCTCCGCCGCATGGTGTTCGTCAGCGCGGCGGTGACGAACACCGCGGGCCTGGGCGTGGCGCTGGCCTTCTTCGCGGAGATCCACCTGGGCGTCCACGTGGACCCGCTGGTGGGCGCCGTGGTGCTGTCGGTGGCGGCCACCCTGCTGCTGATGGTGGAGCCCTCGCACCTGCGGCTGTCACGGGAGAGCCTGCTGGGGTGCGCGTTCGCGTTCGCGGGCGGCGCGGCCATCCTCGTGGGTGACCGCATCGCGCAGGAGGCCCACGACATCCAGGGCATCCTCTTCGGCACCGCGGTGCTGGTGACGCCGGATCAACTCCACGCCGTGGCGGTGGCGGGCGCGGTGCTGATGGTGCTGCACCTGTGGTGGTACCGGGGCATCACCTTCGTGAGCTTCGACCGCGTCGGCGCCACCGTGCAGGGGCTGCCGGTGCGGCTGCTGGACACGGTGTTGATGGTGTCCATCGGCATCATGGTGGGCGTGTGCGCGCGGGCCCTGGGCGCCCTGCCCGTCTTCGCGTTCTCCACGCTGTCGGCCATCGCCGCGCTGGTGCTGGACCTGCGGCTGCCGTGGACCTTCTTCACCGCCACCGTGCTGGGCGGCATCGCGGGCGCGGGCGGCTACCTGTTCGCGTACGTCTACGACTTCCCGGTGGGCGGCTCGCAGACCGTCCTGTCCGGGGTGCTGGTGCTGCTGATGATGCTCGTGCGGCTGGTGCGCCTGCCCTTCCAGCGCAAGGCGTGA
- a CDS encoding twin-arginine translocase TatA/TatE family subunit: protein MGLKLPEILLIFAALLLLFGGSRLPQLGSSLGSALRNFKRGFSGDEKDEASDKKQGTLSATSGVDKDVAAKSPSHHA, encoded by the coding sequence ATGGGTTTGAAGCTTCCTGAGATTCTGTTGATTTTCGCGGCGCTGCTGCTGCTGTTCGGCGGCTCGCGGCTGCCACAGCTCGGCTCGTCCCTGGGCAGCGCGCTCCGCAACTTCAAGCGCGGCTTCTCCGGTGACGAGAAGGACGAGGCCAGCGACAAGAAGCAGGGCACGCTGTCCGCCACCTCGGGTGTGGACAAGGACGTCGCCGCCAAGTCGCCCAGCCACCACGCCTGA
- a CDS encoding isochorismatase family protein → MPSFRLKPEQAALLVVDVQERLCAAMDRDALDRMLARTGAAVEGARALGLPVIVTEQYPQGLGRTHSLLKLRLGEFKPLEKLEFSAATPDVLAVLGDRKQVLITGMETHICVFQTARDLAEGGREPCLLADAVLSRTEEDRRVGLELCRDAGARVLTVESALFDMLGRAGTPEFKKVSAAVR, encoded by the coding sequence ATGCCTTCGTTCCGCCTGAAGCCCGAGCAGGCCGCGTTGCTCGTCGTCGACGTCCAGGAGCGCCTGTGCGCCGCGATGGACCGCGACGCCCTGGACCGCATGCTCGCGCGCACCGGCGCCGCGGTGGAGGGCGCCCGGGCGCTGGGTCTGCCGGTCATCGTCACGGAGCAGTACCCGCAGGGGCTGGGCCGCACGCACTCGCTCCTGAAGCTGCGGCTGGGGGAGTTCAAGCCGCTGGAGAAGCTGGAGTTCTCCGCCGCCACGCCGGACGTGCTCGCCGTGCTCGGGGACCGCAAGCAGGTGTTGATCACCGGCATGGAGACGCACATCTGCGTCTTCCAGACGGCGCGCGACCTGGCGGAAGGCGGCCGGGAGCCGTGCCTCCTGGCGGACGCGGTGCTGTCGCGCACGGAGGAGGACCGCCGCGTGGGCCTGGAGCTGTGCCGCGACGCGGGGGCGCGCGTCCTCACCGTGGAGTCGGCCCTGTTCGACATGCTGGGCCGCGCGGGCACGCCCGAGTTCAAGAAGGTGTCCGCCGCCGTCCGCTGA
- a CDS encoding AMP-dependent synthetase/ligase — protein sequence MRAESQVTTAPAAGGTQEQNLVQLLVQRAQNASKVGATHKKDGRWQDVTFSQVLEDVKAQAAGLIAQGVQPGDRVAIFANTSLQWIIADLAITAAQAITVPIYGSNTPDECRYILNHSETKVLLVDSDEKDAKQAGRLSRVRSKLGDIPALQKIIVFEGPVSGDKELSLADMIASGKGHPQATDAAFAERVAQVKSEDTNLIIYTSGTTGDPKGVILTHGNWAYEAKATLAMGMMVPNDTVMLFLPLAHVFAQVVKAAWLALGFRLIIAESVDKLLANLAETRPSVLPSVPRVFEKVYNNVVANGSAAPGVKGKLFKWAFGLFDEYAEARAQGREYNSLMFTLAKKLVFSKVRKTLDEKLGGNMRIFISGGAPLSRKIAYFFDLLDLKVLEGYGLTETSAPCNANRVEKIKIGTVGPPVPGTEIKIAADGEILVRGPCVMKGYYKNPSATAEVLEPDGWFHTGDIGEVDSDNYLRITDRKKDIIVTAGGKNVAPQNIENTLKTFPLISQAMVYGDKRPFLVALITVAEDPARKLLEDKGIAVGTYAQNSQRPEIKTAVEEIIKKVNAEIPPYSSIKKIAVMDADFTQETGELTPTLKVKRKVASQKYIKTIDAMYEGAKVAD from the coding sequence GTGAGGGCAGAGAGTCAGGTCACGACGGCTCCCGCGGCGGGCGGGACGCAGGAGCAGAACCTCGTCCAGTTGCTCGTTCAGCGGGCCCAGAATGCCTCCAAGGTGGGGGCGACCCACAAGAAGGATGGGCGCTGGCAGGACGTCACGTTCTCGCAGGTGCTGGAGGACGTGAAGGCGCAGGCCGCGGGCCTCATCGCCCAGGGCGTTCAGCCCGGGGACCGGGTGGCCATCTTCGCGAACACCAGCCTGCAGTGGATCATCGCGGACCTCGCCATCACCGCGGCGCAGGCCATCACGGTGCCCATCTACGGCTCCAACACGCCGGATGAGTGTCGCTACATCCTCAACCACTCGGAGACGAAGGTCCTGCTCGTCGACTCCGACGAGAAGGACGCCAAGCAGGCGGGCCGGCTGTCCCGCGTCCGCTCCAAGCTGGGGGACATCCCGGCGCTGCAGAAGATCATCGTCTTCGAGGGGCCCGTCTCCGGCGACAAGGAGCTGTCGCTCGCGGACATGATCGCCTCCGGCAAGGGGCATCCCCAGGCGACCGACGCCGCCTTCGCCGAGCGCGTGGCGCAGGTGAAGTCGGAGGACACCAACCTCATCATCTACACCTCCGGCACCACGGGCGACCCCAAGGGCGTCATCCTCACCCACGGCAACTGGGCCTATGAGGCGAAGGCCACCCTGGCCATGGGCATGATGGTGCCCAACGACACCGTGATGCTCTTCCTGCCCCTGGCGCACGTGTTCGCCCAGGTGGTGAAGGCCGCGTGGCTGGCCCTGGGCTTCCGGCTCATCATCGCGGAGTCGGTGGACAAGCTGCTGGCGAACCTGGCGGAGACGCGCCCCTCGGTGCTGCCGTCGGTGCCCCGCGTGTTCGAGAAGGTCTACAACAACGTCGTCGCCAACGGCTCCGCGGCGCCCGGCGTGAAGGGCAAGCTGTTCAAGTGGGCCTTCGGCCTCTTCGACGAGTACGCGGAGGCGCGCGCGCAGGGCCGCGAGTACAACTCGCTGATGTTCACCCTGGCGAAGAAGCTGGTCTTCTCCAAGGTGCGCAAGACGCTGGATGAGAAGCTGGGCGGCAACATGCGCATCTTCATCTCCGGCGGCGCGCCGCTGTCGCGGAAGATCGCCTACTTCTTCGACCTGCTCGACCTGAAGGTGCTGGAGGGCTACGGCCTCACGGAGACCAGCGCTCCGTGCAACGCCAACCGGGTGGAGAAGATCAAGATCGGCACCGTGGGCCCGCCGGTGCCGGGCACGGAGATCAAGATCGCCGCCGACGGGGAGATCCTCGTGCGTGGCCCCTGCGTGATGAAGGGCTACTACAAGAACCCCAGCGCCACGGCGGAGGTGCTGGAGCCGGACGGCTGGTTCCACACCGGCGACATCGGCGAGGTGGACTCCGACAACTACCTGCGCATCACCGACCGCAAGAAGGACATCATCGTCACCGCGGGCGGCAAGAACGTGGCGCCGCAGAACATCGAGAACACGCTCAAGACCTTCCCGCTCATCAGCCAGGCCATGGTGTACGGCGACAAGCGGCCGTTCCTCGTCGCGCTCATCACGGTGGCGGAGGACCCGGCGCGCAAGCTGCTGGAGGACAAGGGCATCGCGGTGGGCACCTACGCGCAGAACTCCCAGCGGCCGGAGATCAAGACGGCCGTCGAGGAGATCATCAAGAAGGTGAACGCGGAGATCCCCCCGTACTCCAGCATCAAGAAGATCGCGGTGATGGACGCGGACTTCACGCAGGAGACCGGCGAGCTCACGCCCACCCTCAAGGTGAAGCGCAAGGTGGCCAGCCAGAAGTACATCAAGACCATCGACGCCATGTACGAAGGCGCGAAGGTGGCGGACTAG
- a CDS encoding metal ABC transporter substrate-binding protein produces MRSLRLFAALCAAVVCFAAAPAHAELKVVATLPDLAALAKAVGGDKVDVTSLALPTQDPHFVDAKPNLALALNRADLLIAAGLDLEIGWLPTLQVGARNNRIQTGNDGYLDASRLVNLQEVPTTQVDRSQGDVHPGGNPHYLYDPRQALAVARGIEARMSQLDGKNAATYKANLAKFTQELQAAQAGWEKRLAGLKGVPVIAYHRTTAYLQDWLGFTTIAFLEPKPGIPPNPSHVAQVLAQGKARKARMVLKEDYYPDSIAKLVASKIPAALVTLPGGTDFRGGQTYLQRMDLMVSRLEQGLTGKGE; encoded by the coding sequence ATGCGTTCCCTTCGCCTGTTCGCGGCCCTGTGCGCCGCCGTCGTCTGTTTCGCCGCTGCTCCCGCGCATGCGGAGCTCAAGGTCGTCGCCACCCTCCCGGACCTCGCCGCGCTGGCGAAGGCCGTGGGCGGGGACAAGGTGGACGTGACGTCCCTGGCGCTGCCCACGCAGGACCCCCACTTCGTGGACGCCAAGCCGAACCTGGCGCTCGCGCTCAACCGCGCGGACCTGCTCATCGCCGCGGGCCTGGACCTGGAGATCGGCTGGCTGCCCACGCTCCAGGTGGGCGCGCGCAACAACCGCATCCAGACGGGCAACGACGGCTACCTGGACGCGTCGCGGCTGGTGAACCTCCAGGAGGTGCCCACGACGCAGGTGGACCGCAGCCAGGGCGACGTGCACCCCGGCGGCAACCCGCACTACCTCTATGATCCGCGGCAGGCGCTGGCGGTGGCGCGCGGCATCGAGGCGCGCATGTCCCAGCTGGATGGGAAGAACGCGGCCACCTACAAGGCGAACCTCGCGAAGTTCACGCAGGAGCTGCAGGCCGCGCAGGCGGGCTGGGAGAAGCGGCTCGCGGGCCTCAAGGGCGTGCCCGTCATCGCGTACCACCGCACGACGGCGTACCTGCAGGACTGGCTGGGCTTCACCACCATCGCGTTCCTGGAGCCCAAGCCGGGCATCCCGCCGAACCCGTCCCATGTCGCGCAGGTGCTGGCCCAGGGCAAGGCGCGCAAGGCGCGGATGGTGCTGAAGGAGGACTACTACCCGGACAGCATCGCGAAGCTCGTGGCGTCGAAGATCCCCGCGGCGCTCGTCACGCTTCCCGGCGGCACGGACTTCCGCGGAGGCCAGACGTACCTGCAGCGCATGGACCTGATGGTGAGCCGGCTGGAGCAGGGCCTCACCGGGAAGGGGGAGTGA
- a CDS encoding FAD-binding oxidoreductase, translated as MNPAAQTFERVAPERVTQVLEALSEVLAAGQVKRDADSLAAYARDESDSGVYPPDAVLLPETTAQVSAIFKACQAHGVPFTPCGARSGKSGGSLPLRGGMAVSLERMNRIRSISTEDLTAVVEPGVVTGDLMKAVEAQGLFYPPDPNSWEFCTLGGNVAENAGGPRALKYGVTRDYVIGLEWVLPDGEVLRVGRRTIKGVAGYDLVGLFVGSEGTLGVATEITVQLIPLPRQVMTALVVFPSVLAAARGVSAVLAAGILPRCLELIDEVAVQAIVHRGSFQFPPDAGAALIAEVDGNTPEGVLAELNLLGGICDQHGATQTLVAQDDAQRERLWAARRVISPALRALKAAKISEDIVVPRSKIPEIIERLKQMGESLGLTVATYGHAGDGNLHANILYDGPHQRPLVEEALRRMLELTVSLGGTITGEHGVGHAKREYLALEQAPALLDLQRRLKAFFDPSGLLNPEKIFPAPKR; from the coding sequence ATGAATCCCGCCGCCCAGACCTTCGAACGGGTCGCGCCCGAGCGCGTGACGCAGGTGCTGGAGGCCTTGTCGGAGGTGCTGGCGGCGGGACAGGTGAAGCGCGACGCGGATTCGCTCGCGGCCTATGCGCGCGATGAATCCGACAGCGGCGTCTATCCGCCGGACGCCGTCCTCCTGCCGGAGACCACCGCGCAGGTGTCCGCCATCTTCAAGGCCTGCCAGGCGCACGGCGTGCCCTTCACCCCTTGTGGCGCGCGCAGCGGCAAGAGCGGTGGCTCGCTGCCCCTGAGGGGCGGCATGGCGGTGAGCCTGGAGCGCATGAACCGGATCCGCTCCATCTCCACGGAGGACCTGACCGCGGTGGTGGAGCCCGGCGTGGTGACGGGCGACTTGATGAAGGCCGTGGAGGCGCAGGGCCTCTTCTATCCACCCGACCCGAACTCCTGGGAGTTCTGCACCCTGGGCGGCAACGTGGCGGAGAACGCCGGCGGCCCCCGCGCCCTCAAGTACGGCGTCACCCGCGATTACGTCATCGGCCTGGAGTGGGTGCTCCCGGACGGCGAGGTGCTCCGCGTGGGCCGGCGCACCATCAAGGGCGTGGCGGGCTATGACCTCGTGGGGCTCTTCGTCGGCTCCGAGGGCACGCTCGGCGTGGCCACCGAAATCACGGTGCAGCTGATTCCCCTGCCGCGCCAGGTGATGACCGCGCTGGTGGTGTTCCCCTCCGTGCTGGCCGCGGCCCGGGGCGTCTCCGCGGTGCTCGCCGCCGGCATCCTGCCTCGCTGCCTGGAGCTCATCGACGAGGTGGCCGTGCAGGCCATCGTGCACCGGGGCAGCTTCCAGTTCCCCCCGGACGCGGGGGCGGCCCTCATCGCCGAGGTGGACGGCAACACACCCGAGGGTGTCCTCGCGGAGCTGAACCTCCTGGGAGGCATCTGCGACCAGCACGGGGCCACCCAGACCCTGGTGGCCCAGGACGATGCCCAGCGCGAACGGTTGTGGGCCGCGCGCCGGGTCATCTCTCCGGCATTGCGCGCGCTCAAGGCCGCGAAGATTTCGGAGGACATCGTGGTCCCCCGCTCGAAAATTCCCGAGATCATCGAGCGGCTGAAGCAGATGGGAGAATCGCTGGGCCTCACCGTGGCCACGTATGGCCACGCGGGTGACGGCAACCTGCACGCCAACATCCTCTACGACGGTCCCCACCAACGCCCGCTCGTCGAGGAGGCTCTTCGTCGGATGTTGGAACTGACGGTCTCCCTGGGGGGCACCATCACCGGTGAGCACGGCGTGGGCCACGCCAAGCGGGAATATCTGGCGCTGGAACAGGCCCCCGCGCTGCTGGACCTCCAGCGACGCCTGAAGGCCTTTTTTGATCCATCAGGGCTGCTCAACCCCGAGAAAATCTTCCCCGCTCCCAAGCGTTGA
- a CDS encoding metal ABC transporter ATP-binding protein, with protein MAHGEHETELDRGHRAAPPPEPGEPLLKCEQLVIGYGGKDILPPMDLVVRRRQFVAVVGRNGSGKSTWFKTLLGLIPPVSGRIALGAPHIRSAYVPQMSSIDSLLPVHARELTGWGRLSGWNFLRPFPSRADRHKVEAALDTAGARAIAKRPFRDLSGGEKQRALLARVIATEADVVLLDEPTAAMDAVAEKQTMLRLCALAHDRGLGVVVVSHDMSVAAEHADVILFVDREHRCFVMGDARTVFCHPAFRRQYGDDYCHSAPQGPHRGNNPA; from the coding sequence GTGGCGCATGGTGAGCACGAGACGGAGCTGGACCGGGGGCACCGCGCCGCGCCGCCGCCAGAGCCGGGCGAGCCGCTGCTGAAGTGCGAGCAGCTCGTCATCGGCTATGGAGGCAAGGACATCCTGCCGCCCATGGACCTGGTGGTGCGCCGCCGGCAGTTCGTGGCGGTGGTGGGCCGCAACGGCTCCGGCAAGAGCACCTGGTTCAAGACGCTGCTGGGCCTCATCCCGCCGGTGTCCGGGAGGATTGCCCTGGGCGCGCCGCACATCCGCAGCGCGTACGTGCCGCAGATGTCCTCCATCGACTCGCTCCTGCCAGTGCACGCGCGTGAGCTGACCGGGTGGGGACGGCTGTCCGGGTGGAACTTCCTCCGGCCGTTCCCCAGCCGCGCGGATCGCCACAAGGTGGAGGCGGCGCTCGACACGGCGGGCGCGCGCGCCATCGCGAAGCGGCCCTTCCGCGACCTGTCCGGTGGCGAGAAGCAGCGCGCGTTGCTGGCGCGGGTCATCGCCACCGAGGCGGACGTGGTGCTCCTGGATGAACCCACCGCGGCGATGGACGCCGTGGCGGAGAAGCAGACGATGCTGCGGCTGTGCGCGCTCGCGCACGACCGGGGCCTGGGCGTGGTGGTGGTGAGCCACGACATGTCCGTCGCCGCCGAGCACGCCGACGTCATCCTCTTCGTGGACCGCGAGCACCGCTGCTTCGTCATGGGCGATGCACGCACCGTGTTCTGCCACCCCGCCTTCCGCCGCCAGTACGGCGACGACTACTGCCACAGCGCGCCCCAGGGACCCCATCGTGGAAACAACCCTGCTTGA